A DNA window from Bacteroidota bacterium contains the following coding sequences:
- a CDS encoding enoyl-CoA hydratase/isomerase family protein has product MEDIGKVEVKLEEGIGTISFFHPQSNSLPGTLLKAIAHEITALGNNSDTKVIILKSEGEKTFCAGASFDELIGIDSLEKGKEFFSGFAGIINAMRKAPQFIIARVQGKAVGGGVGIASAADYAFATEQASVKLSELAVGIGPFVVGPAVARKIGTAAFQALSINATKWQSAQWAKENGLYSEVFSDTYKMDNAIDELAQILSKSNPEAMSMLKKVFWEGTENWDELLIDRAEISGKLVLSDFTVNAINKFKTVK; this is encoded by the coding sequence ATGGAAGATATAGGAAAAGTTGAAGTTAAGTTAGAAGAAGGAATTGGTACAATTTCCTTTTTTCATCCTCAGAGTAATTCTCTTCCTGGTACTCTTTTAAAAGCAATTGCCCATGAAATAACCGCACTTGGCAACAATTCAGATACAAAAGTTATTATATTAAAGAGTGAGGGGGAAAAAACTTTTTGTGCAGGAGCATCATTTGATGAATTAATTGGGATTGATAGTTTAGAAAAAGGCAAAGAGTTTTTCTCGGGTTTTGCTGGAATAATCAATGCAATGCGCAAGGCTCCGCAATTTATTATAGCTCGAGTTCAAGGAAAGGCTGTTGGAGGTGGAGTTGGAATTGCTAGTGCTGCAGATTATGCATTTGCCACAGAGCAAGCTTCAGTTAAATTAAGTGAGCTTGCAGTAGGAATTGGACCATTTGTGGTTGGGCCTGCTGTTGCCCGTAAAATAGGTACAGCAGCATTTCAGGCGCTTTCTATTAATGCAACAAAATGGCAGTCAGCTCAGTGGGCAAAGGAAAATGGACTTTATTCCGAGGTGTTTTCGGATACATATAAAATGGATAATGCAATTGATGAACTGGCACAAATACTTTCAAAAAGTAACCCTGAAGCCATGTCTATGTTGAAAAAAGTGTTTTGGGAAGGCACAGAAAACTGGGATGAACTATTAATTGATAGAGCAGAAATAAGTGGGAAATTAGTTCTTTCAGATTTTACTGTAAATGCCATAAATAAATTTAAGACGGTAAAGTGA
- a CDS encoding DUF2851 family protein, with protein sequence MTEDFLHYIWQFRNFDNSGLKAQTGESIEIIKPGDHNLNAGPDFFNSVLKIGETLWAGNVEIHINSSDWNKHNHSEDKAYNNVVLHVVYNDDCIIQRISGETIPAIELKGRINPAVFSCYSELLKSTQWISCSKNINDVDEFIVSNWLSRLLIERLERKAETIINSLKLTNNNWQETFYHHLARNFGFQLNAEPFELMSKSLPLLYLIKHRDNLVQIEAMIFGQAGMLESIIEDEYSCHLQKEYNYLKYKYSLNPIDNHLWKFLRLRPVSFPTIRLSQFANLICKWENLFVKILECNNLQQYYDLFNVSSSDYWDTHFTFGKQSIFSKKALGKSSVEGILINTVVPFLFVYGIQKQEDKFKEKALELLETLQGEGNSIIREWKKTGMKCDSAFRSQALLELKLNYCDLKRCLKCSIGNSILKRGI encoded by the coding sequence ATGACAGAGGATTTTCTACATTACATTTGGCAATTCCGGAATTTTGACAATTCAGGACTAAAAGCACAAACTGGAGAATCCATAGAAATCATTAAGCCTGGAGACCACAATCTGAATGCCGGACCGGATTTTTTCAATTCAGTTCTAAAAATAGGAGAGACTTTGTGGGCTGGAAATGTCGAAATCCATATTAACTCATCCGACTGGAACAAACACAACCATTCTGAAGATAAGGCCTATAATAATGTTGTTTTACATGTAGTTTATAATGATGATTGCATTATTCAAAGGATATCCGGAGAAACAATCCCAGCTATTGAATTAAAAGGCAGGATTAATCCTGCTGTTTTTTCTTGTTACTCTGAATTATTGAAAAGTACTCAGTGGATTAGTTGCAGTAAGAATATAAATGATGTGGATGAATTCATTGTTAGTAATTGGCTAAGTAGATTATTGATAGAACGGTTAGAGAGAAAGGCAGAAACCATTATTAATTCTTTGAAACTAACAAACAATAATTGGCAAGAAACATTTTATCATCATTTAGCCCGTAATTTCGGATTCCAGCTAAATGCGGAACCTTTCGAATTAATGTCAAAATCCCTTCCCTTGTTATATCTTATTAAGCATCGGGATAATCTTGTTCAAATAGAAGCCATGATTTTTGGACAAGCAGGAATGTTAGAATCAATAATTGAAGATGAATATTCTTGTCATTTACAAAAAGAATACAATTATCTTAAATATAAGTACAGTTTAAATCCAATTGATAACCACTTATGGAAATTCCTTAGACTAAGGCCAGTAAGTTTCCCTACTATACGGCTTTCTCAATTTGCTAATCTAATATGTAAATGGGAAAATTTATTTGTGAAAATTTTGGAATGTAATAACCTTCAGCAATATTATGACCTCTTTAATGTGAGTTCCTCGGATTATTGGGATACACATTTTACATTTGGAAAACAATCAATTTTCAGTAAAAAGGCTTTAGGAAAATCTTCTGTAGAAGGAATTCTAATAAATACAGTAGTTCCTTTCTTATTTGTTTATGGAATTCAAAAACAAGAGGATAAATTTAAGGAAAAAGCTTTGGAGCTGCTCGAAACTCTCCAGGGGGAGGGGAATAGTATAATTAGAGAATGGAAAAAAACAGGAATGAAGTGTGATTCTGCTTTTCGATCTCAAGCTTTGCTTGAATTAAAACTGAATTATTGTGATTTAAAAAGATGTTTAAAATGTAGCATAGGAAATAGTATTTTAAAAAGGGGGATTTAG
- a CDS encoding cold shock domain-containing protein translates to MKNGTVKFFNETKGFGFIKLNGSDQEFFVHVSGLKDEIRENDEVVFEVQEGKKGLNAVNVRLA, encoded by the coding sequence ATGAAAAATGGAACTGTAAAGTTTTTTAATGAAACCAAAGGATTTGGTTTTATCAAGTTAAATGGTTCTGACCAAGAATTTTTTGTTCATGTGTCAGGATTGAAAGATGAAATTCGTGAAAATGACGAAGTTGTTTTCGAAGTTCAAGAAGGTAAAAAAGGTTTAAATGCTGTTAACGTAAGATTGGCATAA
- the ung gene encoding uracil-DNA glycosylase translates to MQNFKFTKKEIEPGWQKVLKEEFDCLYFRDLMQFVEEESKEHSVYPPFNQIFSAFNKTPFDKTKVVIIGQDPYHGPGQAHGLSFSVFEGIKLPPSLVNIFKEIKNDLGLSVPSKGDLTPWAEQGVLLLNATLTVKAHNAGSHQKKGWETFTDAVIRIISEKRTGVVFLLWGTYAQSKQKLIDTSKHFVLKATHPSPLSAYRGFFGCGHFSKTNEILKKLGLKEIDWSLNTNKAQ, encoded by the coding sequence GTGCAAAATTTTAAATTCACAAAAAAAGAAATTGAACCGGGATGGCAAAAAGTGCTAAAAGAAGAATTTGATTGTTTATATTTTAGGGATTTAATGCAGTTTGTTGAGGAAGAAAGCAAGGAACATTCTGTTTACCCTCCATTTAATCAAATCTTTTCAGCATTTAACAAAACTCCTTTTGATAAAACAAAAGTGGTAATTATTGGACAGGATCCTTATCATGGTCCGGGCCAGGCGCACGGATTAAGCTTTTCTGTATTTGAGGGGATAAAACTTCCCCCTTCTCTTGTAAATATTTTCAAAGAAATTAAAAATGACCTTGGATTATCAGTTCCTTCAAAGGGAGATCTCACCCCTTGGGCAGAACAAGGAGTTCTATTGTTAAATGCTACTTTAACTGTAAAGGCTCACAATGCCGGTTCTCATCAAAAAAAGGGTTGGGAAACATTTACGGATGCTGTAATCCGAATTATTTCAGAGAAAAGGACGGGAGTAGTATTTTTGCTTTGGGGAACTTATGCACAAAGCAAGCAAAAATTAATTGATACCAGCAAACATTTTGTTTTGAAAGCAACTCATCCTTCACCACTTTCAGCATATAGAGGTTTTTTTGGATGTGGTCATTTTTCTAAAACAAATGAAATTCTAAAAAAATTGGGTTTAAAAGAAATTGACTGGAGCTTAAATACGAATAAAGCACAATAA
- a CDS encoding PspC domain-containing protein: protein MNKVTSFFEKQAFGVCTWWGGKLGIKTTSIRLFFIYLSFFTAGSPIIIYLAMAFILEHKSYFKLKFRKSRASIWDL from the coding sequence ATAAATAAAGTAACATCTTTTTTTGAAAAGCAGGCATTTGGTGTTTGTACATGGTGGGGCGGAAAACTGGGAATAAAAACCACTTCCATCCGCTTATTCTTTATTTATCTTTCTTTTTTTACTGCCGGATCTCCAATTATTATATACCTGGCAATGGCATTTATCCTTGAACATAAATCCTATTTTAAATTAAAATTCCGCAAGAGTAGGGCTTCAATTTGGGATTTGTAA
- a CDS encoding cation:proton antiporter: MGVLQNFIILLLTAVGVLVILSRLKVPSVIGFLLTGILIGTVGSGYIKAGHELEVMAEVGVILLMFTIGLEFSISRMNQMKRQVLIYGGMQVLITILTVWIILFFTGFSTKESIFAAFVISLSSTAIVMKIMQDKGKLQTPDGRIMLGILLFQDLCIVPLIILTPLLGTVGEVDALEVLLKLAGSFGLILIIFLSAKYLLPKIFDYVINSRVSEIFILLIIGLAFGLALLTYSLGFSVALGAFIAGMILAESDFIHQIEADIKPLKTLFLSVFFITVGMLMDVDYLIANPIKILLVLAGILILKTIIITSILFFSKNPINISLKSGLGLSQIGEFAFMLLSIAHPLDIISEDFYQLFLSVSVISMLITPLLLILGEKLRTQQGLMKKVDENFIEQKEVIIAGFGINGINLSRIFKALNISYRIIDMNPATVRKFKEAGEPIVFGDITQLENLKRIGIEKATMLVIAISDAEATQKAIDISRKNNPDLQIIVRSEFISQIENLYDLGANMVISQDFEASLQIASYVLKFFGIAEPIAKIKSDQLRKRHYRFFTEDQAVENQLKIAELADIEFFNETYLAIENPGLIGKKVIKINSQLMQVFKKARIIGLIREDIIITEFGEDIKVERLDTLVVFGTQDKLDMAVEYLDNFT, from the coding sequence ATGGGAGTTCTCCAGAATTTTATTATTTTATTATTGACTGCTGTTGGAGTCTTGGTGATTCTCTCTCGCCTTAAAGTTCCTTCTGTAATTGGCTTTTTATTAACCGGAATATTAATTGGCACCGTGGGATCCGGTTATATTAAAGCAGGGCATGAATTGGAGGTAATGGCTGAAGTTGGTGTTATTTTGCTCATGTTTACAATAGGCCTGGAGTTTTCAATATCCAGGATGAACCAAATGAAGCGCCAGGTATTAATTTACGGTGGCATGCAGGTATTGATCACTATTTTAACAGTATGGATTATACTGTTTTTCACAGGTTTTTCTACTAAAGAATCAATTTTTGCAGCTTTTGTGATTTCACTTAGCAGTACTGCTATTGTTATGAAAATAATGCAGGATAAAGGAAAATTGCAAACACCAGATGGTCGAATAATGCTAGGTATTTTACTCTTCCAGGATTTATGCATAGTTCCCCTGATAATTTTAACCCCATTGCTTGGAACCGTTGGGGAAGTTGATGCATTAGAAGTATTACTTAAATTAGCTGGATCATTCGGTTTAATCCTGATAATTTTTTTGTCGGCAAAATATCTGCTTCCTAAGATTTTTGATTATGTGATAAACTCCCGTGTTTCTGAGATTTTTATTTTGTTAATAATTGGCCTTGCCTTTGGACTTGCTTTGTTAACGTATTCCTTAGGGTTCTCTGTTGCTCTAGGAGCATTTATAGCTGGAATGATTTTAGCCGAATCAGATTTTATCCATCAAATTGAGGCAGATATAAAACCGCTGAAAACCCTTTTTCTATCTGTGTTTTTTATTACGGTGGGCATGCTAATGGATGTTGATTATTTGATTGCTAACCCGATTAAAATTTTATTGGTTTTGGCTGGAATTCTCATATTGAAAACAATAATTATTACCTCTATTTTATTCTTTTCTAAAAACCCTATAAATATTTCTTTAAAATCAGGATTGGGGCTTTCACAAATCGGAGAATTTGCATTTATGCTTTTAAGTATAGCCCATCCACTTGATATTATCAGTGAGGATTTTTACCAGTTGTTTCTTTCGGTTTCTGTAATTTCTATGCTGATAACCCCACTTTTATTAATACTTGGAGAGAAACTCAGAACTCAGCAGGGCTTAATGAAAAAAGTGGATGAAAATTTTATTGAACAAAAGGAAGTTATAATTGCTGGTTTTGGTATAAATGGAATTAATCTTTCCAGGATTTTTAAAGCTTTAAATATTTCCTATCGAATTATTGATATGAATCCTGCTACTGTTCGAAAATTTAAAGAAGCCGGAGAACCCATTGTTTTTGGAGATATTACACAATTAGAAAATCTAAAACGAATAGGAATAGAAAAAGCAACAATGTTGGTTATTGCAATTTCCGATGCAGAGGCCACCCAAAAGGCCATAGATATTAGTAGAAAAAACAATCCGGATTTACAGATAATTGTTAGGTCTGAATTTATTTCTCAAATTGAAAATCTTTATGATTTAGGTGCAAATATGGTTATTTCACAAGACTTTGAAGCTTCCTTGCAGATTGCATCCTATGTGCTTAAATTTTTTGGAATTGCTGAACCTATTGCCAAAATAAAATCAGATCAATTAAGAAAAAGGCATTATCGTTTTTTTACTGAAGACCAAGCTGTAGAAAATCAATTAAAAATTGCCGAATTAGCGGATATAGAATTTTTTAATGAAACGTATCTGGCAATCGAAAACCCAGGTTTAATTGGCAAAAAAGTAATAAAAATCAATAGTCAGTTAATGCAGGTATTCAAAAAGGCAAGGATTATCGGCCTTATTCGTGAGGATATAATAATTACTGAATTTGGTGAGGATATTAAAGTAGAAAGATTGGATACCCTTGTTGTTTTTGGCACCCAGGATAAGTTGGATATGGCTGTAGAGTATTTAGATAATTTCACTTAG
- a CDS encoding tungsten formylmethanofuran dehydrogenase: MQEIEKKTIGTQIEKDVLRRAFELMCTAKAMTELYEENSKVTAKYVHATSRGHEAIQIALGLQLKAQDYVFPYYRDDSILLSIGIEPFELMLQLLAKRDDPFSGGRTYYSHPSLRRENMSKIPHQSSATGMQAIPATGVAMGMQYLENQKLSIDYHGENPVSVCSLGDASVTEGEVAEAFQMAVLKKLPILYLVQDNEWDISAHAREIRAQDASEYAKGFKGMEVRSIDGTDFNKCYETIKDVLSIIRKERRPVLIHAKVPLLNHHTSGVRKEWYRDDLEEQAKRDPFPKLVNRLIVSGFDAKELSSIENAAKEKVNGDYQKALKAEDPRPEDLFDHDFAPTPVTEEKGNRCPAGKEPTVMVDCALFAVQELMTKHKECLLYGQDVGARLGGVFREAATLAQKFGNDRVFNTPIQEAFIVGSTVGMSAVGLKPIVEVQFADYIWPGLNQLFTEVSRSCYLTNGKWPVSCIIRVPIGAYGSGGPYHSSSVESVLANIRGIKIAYPSTGADLKGLMKSAYYDPNPVVMLEHKGLYWSKIKGTEDAKTIEPDEDYIIPFGKARMVLETPSQTDKPTLSIITYGMGVYWAKNAAKAFPGQIEIVDLRTIHPLDEETVFNSVKKHSRCLVVTEEPVNNSFAQALSGRIQKNCFNYLDAPVEIIGSENMPAIPLNSTLEQTMVPSVSKVEEVIRKCIAY; encoded by the coding sequence ATGCAGGAAATAGAAAAGAAAACGATAGGAACTCAAATAGAAAAGGATGTTTTGCGCAGGGCTTTTGAGTTAATGTGTACAGCAAAGGCAATGACTGAACTGTATGAAGAAAATTCAAAGGTAACGGCTAAATACGTACATGCTACTTCAAGGGGACATGAGGCTATTCAAATTGCCTTGGGATTGCAGCTAAAAGCTCAGGATTACGTTTTTCCGTACTATAGAGATGATTCTATTCTGCTTAGTATTGGTATTGAACCTTTTGAATTAATGTTGCAGTTGTTGGCTAAAAGAGATGATCCTTTTTCTGGAGGCAGAACCTATTACAGTCATCCAAGCTTAAGAAGGGAGAATATGTCTAAAATTCCTCATCAATCTTCTGCTACAGGTATGCAGGCAATTCCTGCCACAGGAGTTGCAATGGGAATGCAATACCTGGAAAACCAAAAATTGTCTATTGATTATCATGGGGAAAACCCCGTTTCAGTATGTTCTTTGGGCGATGCGTCTGTTACCGAAGGTGAAGTTGCAGAAGCTTTTCAAATGGCAGTATTGAAAAAATTACCAATTCTTTACCTTGTGCAGGATAACGAGTGGGATATTTCTGCTCATGCAAGAGAAATACGCGCTCAGGATGCAAGTGAATATGCAAAAGGTTTTAAAGGGATGGAAGTAAGAAGCATTGATGGCACTGATTTTAATAAATGCTATGAAACAATCAAAGATGTATTAAGCATCATTCGTAAAGAAAGAAGACCTGTTCTGATTCATGCCAAAGTACCTTTATTAAACCATCATACTTCGGGTGTTAGAAAAGAATGGTACAGGGACGATCTGGAAGAGCAAGCAAAAAGGGACCCTTTTCCAAAACTCGTAAACCGTTTAATAGTTAGTGGTTTTGATGCCAAAGAACTATCTTCTATTGAAAATGCTGCAAAAGAAAAAGTAAACGGAGATTATCAGAAAGCATTAAAGGCTGAAGACCCTCGTCCTGAAGACTTATTCGACCATGATTTTGCCCCAACGCCAGTCACTGAAGAAAAAGGAAATAGGTGTCCCGCTGGAAAAGAGCCGACTGTAATGGTGGACTGTGCTTTATTTGCTGTTCAGGAATTAATGACAAAACATAAAGAATGCCTTCTGTATGGACAGGATGTTGGAGCCAGGTTGGGGGGGGTATTTCGTGAAGCAGCTACACTTGCTCAAAAATTTGGTAATGACCGTGTTTTTAATACCCCAATTCAAGAGGCCTTTATAGTAGGTAGCACAGTTGGAATGTCTGCTGTTGGTTTAAAACCTATTGTTGAAGTTCAGTTTGCAGATTATATTTGGCCTGGTTTAAATCAACTCTTTACAGAAGTTAGTCGTTCCTGTTACCTGACCAATGGCAAATGGCCTGTAAGCTGTATTATTCGAGTTCCAATTGGTGCCTATGGAAGCGGTGGTCCCTATCATTCATCTAGCGTGGAATCTGTTCTAGCAAATATCAGAGGTATTAAAATTGCCTACCCTTCAACGGGTGCTGATTTAAAAGGTTTAATGAAATCAGCTTATTATGATCCTAATCCGGTTGTAATGTTAGAACATAAAGGATTGTACTGGTCTAAAATAAAAGGTACTGAGGATGCAAAAACTATTGAGCCTGACGAAGATTATATTATACCTTTTGGAAAAGCAAGAATGGTGTTAGAAACTCCTTCTCAAACTGATAAGCCAACTCTTTCCATTATTACCTATGGAATGGGTGTTTATTGGGCTAAAAATGCCGCAAAAGCTTTCCCAGGACAAATTGAAATAGTGGATCTTAGAACAATTCATCCATTGGATGAAGAAACAGTTTTTAATTCTGTTAAAAAACATAGCCGCTGTTTGGTTGTAACTGAAGAGCCAGTTAACAATTCATTTGCCCAGGCATTATCAGGAAGAATTCAGAAAAATTGTTTTAACTATTTAGATGCACCAGTGGAGATAATTGGTTCAGAAAATATGCCTGCTATTCCATTGAATTCTACTTTAGAACAAACCATGGTTCCTTCTGTTTCCAAAGTAGAGGAGGTAATTCGGAAATGCATTGCCTATTAA
- a CDS encoding NAD(P)-dependent oxidoreductase: MIKKKKIIITGSNGLLGQKLVHILKTRMEFEVIATSKGENRIQDKSGYVYETLDITDKKQVEVLFRKHMPDTVINTAAMTNVDVCETDKEDCVALNISAVKNMVQTLEDLAKELNVKNAETPHFIHLSTDFIFDGEHGPYKEEDEPNPLSYYGWSKLESEKAVKNSSLKWCILRTIIVYGTGDEMSRSNIVLWAKDALEKKQAIQVVDDQFRSPTLAEDLAQACLLAVEKEATGIFHVSGKDIMSIIDIVNRVASYFHLDKSNVSTIKSSSLNQAAKRPPRTGFVLDKARKELGYEPHTFEEGLEILNQQLKQVKSK, translated from the coding sequence ATGATAAAAAAGAAAAAAATAATTATTACAGGTTCCAATGGTTTACTTGGTCAAAAGCTGGTACATATCTTAAAAACGAGAATGGAATTTGAAGTAATAGCTACTTCAAAAGGAGAAAACAGGATACAGGATAAATCAGGATATGTTTATGAAACACTCGATATAACGGATAAAAAGCAGGTTGAGGTTTTGTTCAGAAAACACATGCCTGATACGGTAATAAACACTGCGGCTATGACTAATGTGGATGTTTGTGAAACCGATAAAGAGGATTGTGTGGCTTTAAATATTTCTGCCGTAAAAAACATGGTTCAAACTTTAGAGGATTTAGCAAAGGAATTGAATGTAAAAAATGCTGAAACACCTCATTTCATCCATCTTTCCACTGATTTTATTTTTGATGGTGAACATGGGCCATATAAAGAAGAAGATGAACCAAATCCTTTGAGTTACTATGGATGGTCAAAACTGGAATCGGAAAAAGCAGTAAAAAACAGTAGCCTCAAATGGTGTATTCTCAGGACAATTATTGTTTATGGAACAGGGGATGAAATGAGCAGAAGCAATATTGTGCTTTGGGCGAAAGATGCACTTGAAAAAAAACAGGCTATTCAGGTAGTTGACGATCAGTTTCGTTCTCCTACTCTTGCAGAAGATCTTGCCCAGGCTTGTTTATTGGCTGTTGAGAAAGAAGCAACAGGTATATTTCATGTTTCAGGAAAAGATATCATGAGTATCATAGATATTGTTAATCGTGTTGCTTCGTATTTTCATCTTGATAAATCAAATGTAAGCACCATTAAATCATCAAGTTTAAACCAAGCTGCAAAAAGGCCTCCTAGAACAGGCTTTGTTCTTGATAAAGCAAGAAAAGAATTAGGATACGAACCACATACTTTTGAAGAGGGACTTGAAATATTAAATCAACAGCTAAAACAGGTTAAATCCAAATAG
- the paaZ gene encoding phenylacetic acid degradation bifunctional protein PaaZ: MKLKNYIEGQWVEGEGDGTALFNAVSGEHIKTASTQGVDFKSMLEYARKTGSPALRKMTFHERALMLKALALHLTAKKEMFYALSAATGATRVDSWIDIEGGIGNLFVYASKGRRELPNETFYVDGKPEVISKGGTFIGHHICVPMEGVAIHINAFNFPCWGMLEKIAVNFLAGMPAIVKPATVTSFLTELMAKEIIDSGILPPGALQVICGSAGNMLDYVTEQDVVTFTGSATTGKMLKQSKAIIENSVRFNMEADSLNCSILGPDATPETEEFKLFIKEVAREMTVKAGQKCTAIRRAIVPEKLVDDVIKAISERLKGTTLGNPAMEGVKMGPLAGKDQVRDVREKVLELMQVCEVAHGNYDSFEVMGADKDKGAFMPSMLLYCKEPFKHIQPHSVEAFGPVSTVMPYKTTEEATELAKMGRGSLVCSVFTSDDDFSRDIVLGAASMHGRIMIVNASCAKESTGHGSPMPHLVHGGPGRAGGGEEMGGIRGVFHYMQRTAIQGSPTTLTKITNVYQPGAEQKEDIIHPFRKYFDDLEIGETLVTHKRTVTETDIVNFANISGDNFYAHMDVTSLQGSIFESRVAHGYFIISAAAGLFVDPKKGPVLANYGLDELRFIKPVYVGATIGVRLTCKEKISKEKREDELAQGVVKWQVDVYDETGETVALATILTLVQRKE, encoded by the coding sequence ATGAAGTTAAAGAATTATATAGAAGGACAATGGGTTGAGGGTGAAGGAGATGGTACGGCATTGTTTAATGCGGTATCTGGAGAGCATATAAAAACCGCATCCACACAAGGTGTTGATTTTAAAAGTATGTTGGAATATGCAAGAAAAACAGGATCTCCTGCTCTAAGAAAAATGACCTTTCATGAAAGGGCCCTTATGTTAAAAGCACTAGCCCTTCATTTAACTGCAAAAAAGGAAATGTTTTATGCTTTGTCAGCGGCAACTGGAGCTACCCGTGTAGATAGCTGGATCGATATAGAGGGAGGCATAGGTAATTTATTTGTTTATGCAAGTAAAGGGCGAAGGGAATTACCCAATGAAACATTTTATGTAGACGGCAAACCGGAAGTTATTTCAAAAGGAGGCACATTTATAGGACATCATATTTGCGTTCCAATGGAGGGTGTAGCTATACATATTAATGCATTTAACTTTCCTTGTTGGGGAATGTTGGAAAAAATAGCAGTTAATTTTCTAGCCGGAATGCCGGCAATAGTAAAACCTGCAACAGTAACATCTTTTCTTACCGAACTAATGGCAAAGGAAATCATTGATTCTGGAATTTTACCTCCGGGTGCATTACAGGTAATTTGTGGGAGTGCAGGCAACATGCTTGACTATGTTACAGAGCAGGATGTAGTAACCTTTACTGGTTCTGCAACTACTGGGAAAATGCTAAAACAATCCAAAGCAATTATAGAAAATTCGGTAAGATTTAACATGGAAGCTGATTCGTTGAATTGCTCTATTTTAGGTCCGGATGCAACACCGGAAACAGAAGAATTTAAACTTTTCATAAAAGAGGTGGCAAGGGAAATGACAGTAAAGGCAGGCCAAAAATGTACTGCTATTCGAAGGGCTATTGTCCCTGAAAAACTGGTTGATGATGTAATTAAAGCTATTTCGGAAAGATTAAAAGGAACCACATTAGGCAATCCCGCTATGGAAGGGGTTAAAATGGGACCATTGGCTGGAAAGGACCAAGTGAGGGATGTTAGAGAAAAAGTGTTAGAACTTATGCAAGTATGTGAAGTAGCACATGGTAATTACGATAGTTTTGAAGTAATGGGAGCCGATAAGGACAAAGGAGCTTTTATGCCATCCATGCTGCTTTATTGTAAAGAGCCCTTTAAACATATTCAGCCTCATAGTGTAGAAGCTTTTGGGCCAGTAAGTACAGTAATGCCATATAAAACAACAGAAGAGGCAACTGAATTGGCCAAAATGGGAAGAGGAAGTCTTGTTTGCTCAGTTTTCACCTCTGATGATGACTTTTCCCGTGATATAGTTCTTGGAGCTGCCAGTATGCATGGAAGGATAATGATAGTAAATGCCTCCTGTGCGAAAGAATCAACAGGTCATGGTTCTCCTATGCCCCATCTTGTTCATGGTGGGCCCGGAAGGGCAGGAGGTGGTGAAGAAATGGGTGGTATAAGGGGTGTTTTTCATTATATGCAACGCACTGCAATTCAGGGTTCACCAACTACCTTAACCAAAATAACAAATGTTTATCAACCCGGGGCTGAACAAAAAGAAGATATAATCCATCCCTTTAGAAAATATTTTGATGATTTAGAGATAGGTGAAACTTTGGTTACCCATAAAAGAACGGTTACAGAAACTGATATTGTGAATTTTGCCAATATTAGCGGAGATAATTTCTATGCCCATATGGATGTTACATCCCTACAGGGTTCTATTTTTGAATCCAGAGTAGCTCACGGTTATTTCATTATTTCAGCAGCTGCAGGTTTATTTGTTGATCCAAAAAAGGGGCCAGTCCTGGCAAATTACGGTTTGGATGAATTGCGATTTATTAAACCTGTATATGTTGGTGCAACAATAGGAGTTCGTTTAACTTGTAAAGAAAAGATATCAAAGGAAAAGAGGGAGGATGAATTGGCTCAAGGAGTGGTAAAATGGCAGGTAGATGTATATGATGAAACTGGAGAAACTGTGGCGCTTGCAACTATTTTAACTCTTGTACAACGCAAAGAATAA